A window of Streptomyces puniciscabiei contains these coding sequences:
- a CDS encoding YciI family protein, which yields MAKYLLLKHYRGAPAAVNDVPMDQWTPEEVSAHVRYMNDFAARLEKTGELVDGQALAPGGAWVRYDGEGRPPVTDGPFAETKDLIAGWMVIDVDSYERAVELAGELSAAPGAGGKPIHEWLELRPFLAAHPTTTECPHR from the coding sequence ATGGCCAAGTACCTGCTGCTGAAGCATTACCGCGGCGCCCCGGCTGCGGTCAACGACGTGCCGATGGACCAGTGGACGCCGGAGGAGGTCTCGGCGCATGTGCGGTACATGAACGACTTCGCGGCCCGGCTCGAGAAGACGGGCGAGCTCGTCGACGGTCAGGCGCTGGCCCCTGGGGGAGCGTGGGTCCGGTACGACGGTGAGGGGCGCCCGCCGGTCACCGACGGACCGTTCGCCGAGACCAAGGACCTCATCGCCGGCTGGATGGTGATCGACGTCGACAGCTACGAGCGCGCCGTCGAGCTGGCCGGGGAGCTGTCGGCCGCGCCCGGGGCGGGCGGCAAGCCGATCCACGAGTGGCTGGAGCTGCGCCCGTTCCTGGCCGCGCACCCCACCACCACGGAGTGCCCTCATCGATGA